CAGCGGGCTGCAGCTCACCGACATCAGGTTCGACGACGAGGCCGCGGTCCGGCGCCTCGCCAGCCGACTGGCACTGAGCGCGGGCAAACGACTCGACGACGCCCAGCCGTGGGTCGACGGGCAACTCGCCGATCTCGGCCGTCGCGGCCATACCGTGCGGCTGCACGCGGTCATCCCGCCGGTCGCCACCGACGGAACCTGTATCTCGTTGCGCGTCCTGCGCACCGCCACCAGGGACTTCGACGATCTGGTGGGTTTGGGGGCGATCCCCGCGGAGACCGTCGCACCCCTGCGGGCGATGCTGCGGACCCGATTGGCGTTCCTCATCGTCGGCGGGACGGGCTCGGGCAAGACGACATTGCTCGGATCGCTGATCGGGGAGATGGGTGCGACCGAACGCATCCTCTGTGTCGAGGACGCACTGGAGCTCGACCCGCCGCACCCGCACGTCGTCCGGCTGGTCGCGCGGACGCCGAATGTCGAGGGCGCGGGGGAGGTGCCGGTGCGGGCCCTGGTGCGCCAGGCGTTGCGCATGCGGCCGGACCGGATCGTCGTCGGTGAGGTGCGCGGGGCAGAGGTCATCGATCTGCTGACCGCCCTCAACACCGGTCACGAGGGCTGTGCCGGAACACTTCACGCGAACTCGACCGCGGAGGTGCCGGCGCGGATGGAGGCACTGGCGGCGCTCGGCGGGATGGACCGCTCGGCGCTGCACAGCCAGCTCGCCGCGGCCGTGCACGTGGTCCTCGGTGTCGCGCGAACACCCGGCGGATCGCGAGGGCTGACCGAGATCGGGTTGGTCGTCCGCGGCGACGACGGCTTCGTTCGCATCCGCACGGTCTGGCTGCGATCGGTCGGATTCACCGATGCCCTCGGCGAATTCGATGCCATGCTGACCGCCCGGACGATGCGATGACGCTCGTGCTGCTCGCGGTGGCCGTCGCAGTGCACTGGTGGCCGGCCACTCGCGTCGAGCATCGGCTGACCACCTTGAATGTCTCGGTACGGTCCGCACCGTCGGTGCCGTGGACCGTGATCGGGGCATGCGCGGCGCCGGTGGTCGCGATGATCGCCGGCAGCGGTCAGGTCGCCGTCGCGGTGTCACTGGTGTGCGTCACGCTGATGTGGCGCCGCCGGCGGTCGCGGCGGACCCGCGGGCAGGAGCAGGAAG
This sequence is a window from Gordonia insulae. Protein-coding genes within it:
- a CDS encoding TadA family conjugal transfer-associated ATPase, with product MTGVHDALLTRVRDRLAADAAQPTAEVIADAIRAESRGMLGDTDLLAALRFLQTELIGAGKLEHLLAEPDIADILVVGPDRVWVDRGSGLQLTDIRFDDEAAVRRLASRLALSAGKRLDDAQPWVDGQLADLGRRGHTVRLHAVIPPVATDGTCISLRVLRTATRDFDDLVGLGAIPAETVAPLRAMLRTRLAFLIVGGTGSGKTTLLGSLIGEMGATERILCVEDALELDPPHPHVVRLVARTPNVEGAGEVPVRALVRQALRMRPDRIVVGEVRGAEVIDLLTALNTGHEGCAGTLHANSTAEVPARMEALAALGGMDRSALHSQLAAAVHVVLGVARTPGGSRGLTEIGLVVRGDDGFVRIRTVWLRSVGFTDALGEFDAMLTARTMR